The genomic window GTTAGGTTATCTTAAATTACGAACGTaactataaattttaaatcaatgtgccctttgtttttattattttaatcaagtcgggattatttttctcaaataaaatttaaggctaattaaaaccaaaatattattttttaacagcaaaacaataaaacaatttagtaaaatttgtttctaaataattttatattcgaTCAACTAAACacttgaatattatattttaactaattaaattaaataagataatataatattacgCTCATAACCTTACATTTATGTAATCTTATCACGAAGAACTTCCTTTCCTTAAACCAACAGATAAAAACATCACAAATTTTATGAAAATGGGGATTGCTTATTGTGTTTCCTTGGAGGATGGTTGGATGGGTAGATGGatgaaattatgaattttatgcttTTTAAGGGAAAATACATAATGAATCTGCACTCACAGTGCAATTAAGTGATAgctaaataatacatatatatatataaaaactccTCCCAAGTATAGTAGCAGTAAATGACACAGAAACATTCATAAATCATAGCCTATTAGTCATTTGGGAAACCAATATGGTGAAGGTAAAGAATAAGTagtagaaaaaatataaaattaaataaataaagctaTGGCTCTGAcccattaatatttaatattaccACCATCGAGTAGTTAATGGCAGCTTCAGCTTCACAGTCTTGAGAATTTGTGGTCACCACTGTTACACCCAACCAAATCCCACTATTACCTTATTGGACCTGACCATCAATTAAATAATGTCTTAATTACACTTCAATAACAGGTATAAGTATTGTATAGGTCTCTTTATTATAGCACAAAGTGCATTTTGGTCCCTACATTTTTAAAACGAGGAAAAATATCCCCAAAGGTATTGTATAGGTCCTTTTATTGTAGCACTCACTCCATTTTGGTTCCTATCTTTTTTAAATGCTAAAAATACCCCcatatgttaaaaaaatgaacaaaatgatcattttatgagacaagtttaattaaatgatgtaacatttgttagaattgtgtgacctaaattcttgttaaaataaaatacaagtggcaaGATAGGGGTATTGCCCTCGCGGTACGGTACAAGCTGCACAAGTGGAATCCGTATAGAAGTTTACTTTctctatttgatatttgattagaatAAGTGTTTTAACCTTACTATATTATTTCTATTATAATTTGATTAGAATATTgttttacaaacctataaatagacatagtctatacTCCTCTTGTaacattcgaattcgacatagtaaattttcttttcctttgcctgtgatttttttcccgaaagggttttcacgtaaaatcctGTGTGTTCTTTTTTTGTCTCTCTTTCTTTGCGATTCATTGTCATTATCGATGTTCGATTttcacaacattcaatttaaaatatgatattgtatGTTTACTTAAATTGTGGCTTAAAACAAAGTTTTTAAAATCAAATCGATCAAACCCGATTCCCAATTTGATCAGTTCAATTGATCAGtcatgttttaataaaataaattattaaaaaatagaaagtCAGTTCAATCACCAACTTAACTATATTTTTTAACCTAATTCAACATGTTCATTCAAGATTTGATTCAAAGTTTAACTCTTTATTCGGACTAGAATATTAGTTAGTTCTCAATCCAACCGATAAACCTGGTCCAATTCTAAGGGAGCTGTACAACACtttttacctttaaaaaaaacatttagaaAGGTAAGTCCTTTTTAGGTAAATAACCAGAAGATGGGGTTTCTTTGACTTTGGGCGGGAGCAATTTGCAAATTCCAAATGCAAACCCGGTAGTTGAACCCGAGAACCCGTGATTGTCCATCGTATGAATCCATGAATCTTAAAACCCAAAAAAAGAAGtcatttttaaaaacaataaatttatttttgttgagAAGGTTTGGGGTCATAGTCTCATAGCCTAGGGGCGACAAGCACAGTGTAAGAGAGAGAATCTAAAATAGTGTGATGCCAGCTATGAAGTTGAAGGATCAAAGCATTCTCTGAGGTCAAAGCTggcatttttatttttcttttatattgcctttgttttttttcttttcccctcACCCCCTTCCCTTATTTACTACTCTTCCCAATCCttccttttctctcattttctcatccttatttattagtgaaaagaaaaaaaatgtgcaGCATTCTTTGAGAGCAAGCCAAAATAAAAACAGGTTCATGGTTGATTGAGTTTTGGTTCTTCttcaacaaaacaaaaaacacaatCCAACCCCAATGGCTGTTTCTCCTTGTTTGAGTGTTAATGATCAAAAGAAACACTGGTGGCTTAGCAATCGAAAGgtattttgatttttcaatcaaaGTTTCCGTTTTCTTTTAAATAGAAAGTTTTGATTTTTATACAATGATTTTGTTTGCAGGTTGTGGATAAGTACATTAAAGATGCGAGGAGTCTGATTGCAACCCATGAACAAAGCGAGATTGTTTCGGCTTTGAATCTACTCGATGCAGCATTGGCTATTTCGCCTCGTTTTGAGGTTGCCCTTGAGCTCAAAGCTAGATCTTTGCTGTACTTGAGACGATTTAAGGACGTCGCCAATTTGCTCCAAGACTATATACCTAGTCTTAAAATGTCCGGGGACGATTCCGGGTCGGTTTCGTCCGATAACTCGTCTCAACATCTCTCGAGGGATCGAATTAAGCTTCTCCCTTCTAATAACTCGTCCTCTGACTCACCTGGTCGTGACCCGTCTTTGAAGTGTTTCTCTATCTCGGAATTGAAGAAGAAAGTCATGGCTGGGTTGTGGAAGAACTGTGAAAAAGAAGGCCAATggaggtaattttttttattatttttcatgtcgGTTTTACTGttagattttgggtaaaaataaaatgattttaacttgaaactcaattttggTACAGGTACTTGGTACTAGGCCAAGCATGTTGCCACCTAGGCCTAATGGAGGATGCAATGGTTCTACTTCAAACCGGCAAACGCCTCGCTTCGGCCGCATTCCGTCGCGAAAGCGTTTGCAGGTCCGACGACAGCTTCTCCTTTCCCAACAGTATTACCACATTGGACATATCCGGTACCACAGCGCCACCTTCCATGCCACCGCGGAATCCGACCTTTTTCTCCGAATCCGAAAACATTTCCCAGCTGTTATCCCATATCAAACTCCTCATTCGCCGTCGTACCGCTGCCATTGCTGCCTTAGATGCTGGCTTATTCTCCGAAGCCATTCGCCATTTCTCTAAAATCGTCGACGGTCGACGCCCTGCACCTCAAAGCTTCCTTGCAGAGTGTTATATGCAACGAGCCTTCGCTTATAAGGCTGCGGGACGCATAGCCGAGTCGATCTCGGATTGCAACAAAACACTTGCTCTTGATCCAACTTGCATTCAAGCTCTTGATACCAGAGCCTCATTGTTGGAAACAATACGTTGTTTACCGGACTGTTTGCATGACCTCGAACACTTGAAACTGCTTTACAATACCATATTACGAGATAGGAAGCTACCAGGCCCTGCCTGGAAGCGTCACTATGTTCGGTACCGGGAAATCCCGGGAAAGCTATGTGCATTAACGACTAAAATCCAACAATTGAAGCAAAGGGTTGCTTCAGGGGAGACTGGAAATGTCGATTACTATGCATTGATCGGTTTAAGGCGAGGATGTTCAAGGTCCGAACTAGACCGAGCTCATTTGCTGCTATGTTTAAGGCACAAACCGGATAAAGCTACAAACTTTATCGAACGATGCGAGTTCGCCGACGAGCGTGATCTCGACTCGATTAAGGACCGAGCCAAAATGTCGGCTTTACTTCTTTACAGACTGCTTCAAAAAGGGTATTCCTGTGTAATGTCTACCATTATGGACGAAGAAGCGGCCGAGAAGCAACGGAAGAAAGCAACAGCCGCGTTACAAGCAGCACAGGCAGCAGCAATTCAAGTTCAGCAAACCCAACATTCTAATCCTAAACCCGAACACGAAACCAGCCCTGTTTCGAGCTGCAATAACAACAGCAAAAACACAACCTCCAATTCCAACACAAATGTGTTCCAAGGTGTATTTTGCAGGGA from Gossypium hirsutum isolate 1008001.06 chromosome D12, Gossypium_hirsutum_v2.1, whole genome shotgun sequence includes these protein-coding regions:
- the LOC107946034 gene encoding uncharacterized protein is translated as MAVSPCLSVNDQKKHWWLSNRKVVDKYIKDARSLIATHEQSEIVSALNLLDAALAISPRFEVALELKARSLLYLRRFKDVANLLQDYIPSLKMSGDDSGSVSSDNSSQHLSRDRIKLLPSNNSSSDSPGRDPSLKCFSISELKKKVMAGLWKNCEKEGQWRYLVLGQACCHLGLMEDAMVLLQTGKRLASAAFRRESVCRSDDSFSFPNSITTLDISGTTAPPSMPPRNPTFFSESENISQLLSHIKLLIRRRTAAIAALDAGLFSEAIRHFSKIVDGRRPAPQSFLAECYMQRAFAYKAAGRIAESISDCNKTLALDPTCIQALDTRASLLETIRCLPDCLHDLEHLKLLYNTILRDRKLPGPAWKRHYVRYREIPGKLCALTTKIQQLKQRVASGETGNVDYYALIGLRRGCSRSELDRAHLLLCLRHKPDKATNFIERCEFADERDLDSIKDRAKMSALLLYRLLQKGYSCVMSTIMDEEAAEKQRKKATAALQAAQAAAIQVQQTQHSNPKPEHETSPVSSCNNNSKNTTSNSNTNVFQGVFCRDLTVVGNLLSQVGFNRPLTVKYEALSC